CCGTCACACATATGGTAGTAAAAGGCAAAAGGAAGCCCACTGTGGTTCGAATGACCACTAACATGATGTGTCTCATGGCCGCTGTATGTCCGTCCTGTGTGTGGAAGTTGTTGAAGCACACCACCTTGTTATGTAGGCGCATGGTGTCACGGAAAACCAGCGCAGGAGAGCTTGtggcagcagccagcagccataTGCAACCACATACAACCCAGGCTTTCTGTATAGTGCGATACTTCTGAGACCAGTTGAGATGGACCAGAGAGACATATCTGTCTATACTGAGCACTGTGAGAAACAGCACACTGGCATACATAttcatcacagacacaaatgaGTTAAGCTTACACATGACCAGACCAAAGTCCCAGTGGAAGTCCTGCAGTATGTAATCAATGTAAAAGgggagaaaaagcacaaatacaAAGTCTGCCATGGCTAGATTGAGCAACCAAATACTGGTGACTGTCTTTTTGCTTTTAAATGCTGTCACCCAAATAACAGTTCCATTTCCAATCAGACCAAGCACAAAGGAAATAATGTAGATCACCACTGAGATTATGTGCATAgtttccatctgtctgtgttcTACTTTAAGTTCCTCCAAGTCGCCATACTCCAGGTAGTAGTCGTAGGTGTAGTTTGTGTAGTCCTCTCCAGAGTCGCCCATTGTTGATGTAATCTCTCCGGTGAAGCTATCTGTGGGAAGGAAAAGCTCATGATAAGATGCATGCCTTTAAGATGATCCGTAAACACTGTAATTCAAAACATTCCCATGCATTATTATAAACCTATGTTCTCacctcacacactctctgtgaTTATGCCAAGATGTTCTCCAGAAGGATCCAGTTGTCTGTCCTGTCCCTCTTTCCAATCATTCAGTTTCTGTGTTGAAGTTAGGACAGGGTGTGTCGTGAGTAACCCTGGAACATAGTGTCAACAACCATTTGGATCTACAATGTGGACAGCCTGCCCAACagatgaaacagaaaaaggCGTCATACTAAAGTATGATTCAGTGTTTGTTCTTTAAGTAAACATGGAACAACTGGCAAATACTGTATTGTTACACAATCCACAATTGTATTTCATTGTTCATCTTTTTCAAGGTTATTACCAACCTCGATTTTTTCACATATCACCACTGTATATAATGTATCTTCATCAAGGCCAGAATCGGCCCCATTGTCACAACAAGTATTACTCGAGATAAAAAGAACACATCTCCCAATGATGTTTTCAGTCACCCTTGAGTTTTCATTgcataatacaaatgttttaataagctTTCTTTAACAATACCAGAACAATGTTAAGAATATGATTTCAATcgcaaagagaaaaaaggaaaaggttgAAATAGACAGATCAGACTTTGCtatgaaaatgtgttgaaatgagCACCAGCAGTGAACACATAACTAATACAGCTGCtgcatatatgaatataatggGTAAACAATAGAGAGACTTGACACTACTAGGCTACTACAAAGACTAGAAACTAAATGGACAAAATGTTGAACGAAAATCAATGCAATCAACACATGAAAGAAAATAGAACCTGCCCTATAACAGGAAGGAAATAACAGTTCATAGTAGCCTAAAGTAAATGCCACATACACACTATTGGCATACTAATGGGATAAACATGAACTGCTTTTCCGTTTAGATTTTGAGAGTGAATCGCTTACCTAAAAGTGCAGCGCTCCCTTTCATAAGTATTTGGCTCAAAAAACACCGACAACTCCGGCTGGATGAAAAGTGACTGCTAACTTGTAGCCGTTTAGCTCCGTTTTGCTGGTCCGTGACTTCCCCACTCGGCTGGAAAACTATTTCTGCGGCATATGTAGTCTTTCCGTGAGTCCATCCAGATTCAAACTCAGCTCTGTTGCTGTGTATGTACAGAGAGGAGCTGCAATATGCAGTGGGTGCGCCTGTCTGACGCGTCAAACATGAACCACAGAATGAAGAAAAGTTATTGGTCACCCACACTGAAGAATGCTTTCATTCAGAGGAGCTGTGGCTGCTTTTCATAACAGCAGAGTAAACCTTCAGCGCCCAGCTCTCCCCCTCAGTGAATTAGCGGAAAAATTGTAAATGCTGcagatttatttgtgttttctgctaaaaatgcaaaatgtacttCAGTCGGCATGGAGGGCCAACTAAGGGAACGTTTATTTGGGGCTGTCATATGCATTTTCCTTCTGCATTTGCTTTATTCTTACAAGGCATCTGACGACTTGATTTAGCACCCTGTTGATTGGCGCTCATTAAAAAAGGATAAACTTGTGGCAGGCCTTCACGGTCAGGAAAAGAAATATCGCTCACGGTTTGTATCTGGATGTGCACGCATGCTGCACTGTAAAAGGTTTGCTAAAACAATTtgg
This portion of the Cottoperca gobio chromosome 21, fCotGob3.1, whole genome shotgun sequence genome encodes:
- the cmklr2 gene encoding G-protein coupled receptor 1, translating into MGDSGEDYTNYTYDYYLEYGDLEELKVEHRQMETMHIISVVIYIISFVLGLIGNGTVIWVTAFKSKKTVTSIWLLNLAMADFVFVLFLPFYIDYILQDFHWDFGLVMCKLNSFVSVMNMYASVLFLTVLSIDRYVSLVHLNWSQKYRTIQKAWVVCGCIWLLAAATSSPALVFRDTMRLHNKVVCFNNFHTQDGHTAAMRHIMLVVIRTTVGFLLPFTTICVTGILLAIKVNRSGGSVRLSSFSKTVSAVILAFFLCWAPFHTFILMELSIHSSFYLYDILKAGFPLATSLGILNSCINPLLYMLLGKKVRRILKHACLDITKSSLRELSQSISATEVESLPEVHQDSVPEEPVESSAL